The Candidatus Desulfovibrio trichonymphae region CCAACTCGTTATACTTTCCAACAATCACTTTGCATTGTTTGACTTCCCCAAACATTCTTTCAATAATATTGCGTTGTTTATACAAAAATTTGTCATAATGACGCGGTGTCTTGGGAGTTGACCTGGGTGGAATAACTGCCTCAGCATCCAGCATAGCTGCTGCCTCCACAATGTAATCCGCATCATATCCCTTGTCAGCCATTATACAGCACCTGTACTTTCATTTTCAAGCAGGAGCAGAGCTTGTAACAATCAGCCTGTTCTCCCTAGGTCAAAACGAATTTCATCGGATTACCATGAGCATCGGACAATGTATAACCCTGGTGTTGAATCTACCTTCGGAACAGCCTGTCGCCTGATTTTTCTACCCCAAAAGATATGCGTTTAGTCAGGCCGAAACGGGCGACAATGCGTTTTGCAAAGGGCGTGTTGTCGGCAAGTCATAAATGACGGCCGTCATGGCATGTATTTTTTATAAGGGCGCCTGCTGCGAGTCCACATTGAATATGCCGAGCTCTACGCCGCTGTGCAGGGCGTGGAGATTCAGTATGCGTCGGAGGTCTGCGGGAGTCCAATGCACATGTGACATACGATCTCCTTATGATGTAAGAATATTAGGAAGATATAGCGTCGGCAATATATTTCGTAAAAAATTTTGGTCAGCCGTAAAATTTTTTCCCCTCTTGACAATCCTGTAAACCATACAGTTCGGAAATTTGAGAGTTGTTTTTTAAAAAATAGAAAATTTATTTGAAAAATTGAGAAAAAACGAGTTGTCATTGTGAAAAAATTTTGAATGAAAGTGTGAATTTCTTTGAAATACAGAAAATCTCCAAGTCCGCCAACAAAGTGAGAACGATGCTGTTTTTTTAAAAAATATGGTATATTAA contains the following coding sequences:
- a CDS encoding transposase encodes the protein MADKGYDADYIVEAAAMLDAEAVIPPRSTPKTPRHYDKFLYKQRNIIERMFGEVKQCKVIVGKYNELACHLRPFFSLPPFCSG